The following are from one region of the Actinoplanes sp. L3-i22 genome:
- the dnaJ gene encoding molecular chaperone DnaJ produces MSSKDWLEKDFYAVLGVNKSASTDEIKKAYRKLARDLHPDRNPDNKEAEEKFKAASEAYDVLADDKKRKEYDEMRSLFGSGAFRRGAGRPGAGGAQFDPSDLFGGFSGAGAGAGGADRRFGGTGFSDIFSSIFSGGGAGTPAGRRGPQRGRDVETEVTLDFAQAVRGTTLPLTLRTPGACDTCHGSGAKPGTTPRACPKCQGTGLISSNQGSFSFSEPCRDCQGSGSIVDEKCPECRGSGGVTKSRTINVRFPAGVADGQRIRLSGRGEPGDRGGPAGDLYVQVKVRPDDLFGRSGDDLTLTVPITLAEAVLGTDLRVPTLDNPVTLRVPAGTPSGRKLRARGKGVARKEGQSGDLIVTVDVQIPSGVTGEARDALETFAKLTPPAGRERLEARLRKAV; encoded by the coding sequence GTGAGCTCGAAGGACTGGCTCGAGAAGGACTTCTACGCCGTTCTCGGCGTGAACAAGTCCGCCTCAACCGACGAGATCAAGAAGGCGTACCGGAAACTCGCCCGCGACCTGCATCCCGACCGCAACCCGGACAACAAGGAAGCGGAAGAGAAATTCAAGGCCGCTTCCGAGGCGTACGACGTGCTGGCCGACGACAAGAAGCGCAAAGAGTATGACGAGATGCGCTCCCTGTTCGGCTCCGGCGCGTTTCGTCGTGGCGCGGGCCGGCCCGGTGCCGGTGGCGCCCAGTTCGATCCGTCCGACCTGTTCGGCGGGTTCAGCGGGGCCGGCGCGGGTGCCGGGGGCGCCGATCGCCGGTTCGGCGGCACCGGCTTCTCGGACATCTTCAGCTCGATCTTCTCCGGCGGTGGCGCCGGCACTCCGGCCGGGCGGCGTGGCCCGCAGCGCGGCCGGGACGTGGAGACCGAGGTGACGCTGGACTTCGCGCAGGCCGTGCGGGGCACCACGCTCCCGCTGACCCTGCGCACCCCGGGCGCCTGCGACACCTGTCACGGCAGCGGGGCGAAGCCCGGCACCACGCCGCGCGCCTGCCCGAAATGCCAGGGCACCGGCCTGATCTCCAGCAACCAGGGTTCGTTCAGCTTCTCCGAGCCGTGCCGGGACTGCCAGGGCTCCGGCAGCATCGTGGACGAGAAGTGCCCGGAGTGCCGGGGCAGCGGTGGCGTCACCAAGAGCCGGACGATCAACGTGCGATTCCCGGCCGGCGTCGCCGACGGGCAGCGGATCCGGCTGTCCGGCCGCGGCGAGCCGGGTGACCGGGGTGGCCCGGCCGGCGACCTGTACGTGCAGGTCAAGGTGCGTCCGGACGACCTGTTCGGGCGCAGCGGCGACGACCTCACGCTAACCGTGCCGATCACCCTGGCCGAGGCCGTGCTCGGCACCGACCTGCGGGTGCCCACCCTGGACAATCCGGTCACGCTGCGGGTGCCGGCGGGGACGCCGAGCGGTCGCAAGCTGCGGGCCCGGGGCAAGGGCGTGGCCCGCAAGGAGGGCCAGTCGGGCGATCTGATCGTCACCGTCGACGTGCAGATCCCGTCCGGCGTGACCGGTGAGGCCCGGGACGCGCTGGAGACGTTCGCGAAACTCACCCCGCCTGCCGGGCGGGAGCGGCTCGAAGCGCGCCTGCGCAAGGCCGTCTAG
- a CDS encoding heat shock protein transcriptional repressor HspR, producing MYEEISISVEQASDAKVLIISVAARLAGMHPQTLRQYDRLGLVQPGRAGGGGRRYSERDVALLREVQKLSQEEGVNLAGIKRIIGLEQLVGDLQHRVAELEQQLDDAYTRLAQVEAMNPYTNRGDLVRQETHSTALVVWRPRRSPDR from the coding sequence ATGTATGAAGAGATCAGCATCTCGGTGGAACAGGCCTCCGACGCGAAGGTCCTGATCATCTCGGTGGCCGCCCGGCTCGCCGGGATGCACCCGCAGACGCTGCGGCAGTACGACCGGCTCGGCCTGGTGCAGCCCGGCCGGGCCGGCGGCGGCGGCCGGCGGTACAGCGAGCGTGACGTGGCGCTGCTCCGTGAAGTGCAGAAACTGAGCCAGGAGGAGGGCGTCAACCTGGCCGGCATCAAGCGCATCATCGGCCTCGAGCAGCTGGTCGGTGACCTGCAGCACCGGGTCGCCGAGCTGGAGCAGCAACTCGACGACGCGTATACCCGGCTGGCCCAGGTGGAGGCGATGAATCCGTACACGAACCGGGGTGATCTTGTTCGTCAGGAGACCCACTCGACGGCTCTCGTGGTCTGGCGCCCGCGTCGCTCACCGGACAGATGA
- a CDS encoding cation:proton antiporter, translating into MHHTTVLLIEIGALLFGLGMLGRAGRRFGLSPIPLYLLAGLAFGHGGLIPLSASEDFIGIGAQIGVILLLVMLGLEYSADELVGNLRSAAPAGVIDMLFNALPGALFALLLGWDAKAALVLAGITWVSSSGVIAKVLGDLGRLGNRETPVILSVLVIEDLAMAFYLPIATAVLAGAGLLGGLSTLGVAVVTVVAVLVVAIRYGTVISRFMSVKDPEALLLSVFGLTLFVAGVAAELKVSEAVGAFLVGIALSGPVAHHATEMLSPLRDLFAAVFFVFFGLSTDPADMPPVLLPALGLAVLTMLTKVATGYLAARRTGIALPGRLRTGLALTPRGEFSVVIAGLAVASGVEPRLAPLATAYVLITVISGPMLARLPDYAWFKKLVRRRMAAQRSTAKPLPSVE; encoded by the coding sequence GTGCATCACACCACGGTCCTGCTCATCGAGATCGGGGCCCTGCTGTTCGGCCTCGGAATGCTCGGCCGGGCGGGCCGGCGGTTCGGATTGTCGCCGATCCCGCTCTACCTGCTGGCCGGCCTCGCGTTCGGGCACGGCGGCCTGATCCCGCTCTCGGCCAGCGAGGACTTCATCGGGATCGGCGCCCAGATCGGGGTGATCCTGCTCCTGGTCATGCTCGGTCTGGAGTACTCGGCCGACGAGCTGGTCGGGAACCTGCGCTCGGCGGCGCCGGCTGGGGTCATCGACATGCTGTTCAACGCGCTGCCCGGCGCCCTGTTCGCGCTGCTGCTGGGCTGGGACGCGAAGGCCGCGCTGGTGCTGGCCGGGATCACCTGGGTGTCCTCGTCCGGGGTGATCGCCAAGGTGCTCGGCGACCTGGGCCGGCTCGGCAACCGGGAGACCCCGGTGATCCTCTCGGTGCTGGTCATCGAGGACCTGGCGATGGCGTTCTACCTGCCGATCGCCACCGCGGTGCTGGCCGGCGCGGGGCTGCTCGGCGGCCTGAGCACGCTGGGTGTGGCGGTGGTCACGGTGGTCGCGGTGCTGGTGGTGGCGATCCGGTACGGCACCGTGATCAGCCGGTTCATGTCGGTGAAGGATCCGGAGGCGCTACTGCTGAGCGTTTTCGGACTGACCCTGTTCGTCGCCGGGGTGGCCGCCGAGCTGAAGGTCTCCGAGGCGGTCGGCGCGTTCCTGGTCGGGATCGCGCTCTCCGGGCCGGTCGCGCACCACGCCACCGAGATGTTGTCGCCGCTGCGGGACCTGTTCGCGGCGGTGTTCTTCGTCTTCTTCGGGCTCTCCACCGACCCGGCCGACATGCCGCCGGTGCTGCTCCCGGCGCTGGGCCTGGCCGTGCTGACGATGCTGACCAAGGTCGCGACCGGCTACCTGGCCGCCCGGCGCACCGGGATCGCGCTGCCCGGGCGGCTGCGGACCGGGCTCGCGCTCACCCCGCGCGGCGAGTTCTCGGTGGTCATCGCCGGGCTCGCGGTCGCGTCCGGGGTGGAGCCGCGACTCGCTCCGCTCGCCACCGCGTACGTATTGATCACGGTCATCTCCGGCCCGATGCTGGCCCGCCTGCCGGACTACGCGTGGTTCAAGAAGCTGGTGCGCAGACGGATGGCCGCACAGCGTTCCACGGCAAAACCCCTGCCCAGCGTTGAGTGA
- a CDS encoding cation:proton antiporter regulatory subunit encodes MRVRVEQTPLPGIGVRHDLVTSSGRTVGVVSHRNGRRDLVLYDVDDPDACLASIPLTDDEAEALADVLGASLMLGQLAGLRQQAAGLLTEQIALPAGSPFVGRLLGDTRARTRTSASIVAVLRDREVIPSPGPSFQFEANDVVVAVGTRDGLDGVTAILAGDTHG; translated from the coding sequence GTGCGCGTACGGGTGGAACAGACTCCGCTGCCGGGAATCGGCGTCCGACACGATCTCGTGACGTCCTCCGGGCGTACCGTCGGGGTGGTCTCCCACCGCAACGGCCGCCGGGACCTGGTGCTCTACGACGTCGACGACCCGGATGCCTGCCTGGCCTCGATCCCGCTGACCGACGACGAGGCGGAGGCGCTGGCCGACGTGCTCGGCGCGTCGCTGATGCTGGGTCAGCTGGCCGGTCTGCGCCAGCAGGCCGCCGGGCTGCTCACCGAGCAGATCGCGCTGCCGGCCGGTTCGCCGTTCGTCGGCCGCCTCCTCGGCGACACCCGGGCCCGCACCCGCACCAGCGCGTCGATCGTGGCCGTGCTGCGCGACCGCGAGGTGATCCCCTCGCCCGGCCCGTCCTTCCAGTTCGAGGCGAACGATGTGGTCGTCGCCGTCGGTACCCGCGACGGCCTGGACGGCGTCACCGCCATCCTGGCCGGCGACACCCACGGCTGA
- a CDS encoding sugar efflux transporter, protein MTRLLSRRLLPLGFIFLASGIATAVVGPFLGLFLSTAVHAGPVQVSAFLIVASLSGVAMSQLIARVSDRRPMRRTLLIAAALAGCAGTGLTSVVRNYWVLLALTVTATAIAGSLYPQSFAYARQVLTSEDPTRAAMGISALRTVFSIAWVGGPPVAAIILDKTDFRYVYSTAAVLYLVAALITTRWLPEIEAPAPTTKDGRPDDARPPRVMYPIIGGFVLITTTMVLGVQAMSLYVSTDLHGTIGDSGLVLGLCAALEIPLMLGFGALSTRVPLRRLILIGAGFGVAYQAMAAVAGSVWMLAAAQVLNAVFIAACSGLGISYVQDLMPAHPGRATTMFTNAFPLGQILAAPLFGIAQKFDYRLAYVMNLGLALLGLLLLAVARAPARTAPEPVLEIKTEKA, encoded by the coding sequence GTGACGCGCCTCCTGTCGCGGCGGCTGCTCCCGCTCGGCTTCATCTTCCTCGCCTCCGGGATCGCCACCGCGGTGGTCGGCCCGTTCCTGGGGCTCTTCCTCAGCACCGCGGTGCACGCCGGTCCGGTACAGGTCTCCGCGTTCCTGATCGTCGCCTCGCTCTCCGGCGTCGCGATGTCCCAGCTGATCGCCCGCGTCTCGGACCGTCGCCCGATGCGACGGACGCTGCTCATCGCGGCGGCCCTGGCCGGTTGCGCCGGCACCGGGCTGACCTCGGTGGTCCGCAACTACTGGGTCCTGCTCGCGCTGACCGTGACGGCGACGGCGATCGCCGGCTCGCTCTACCCCCAGTCCTTCGCGTACGCCCGACAGGTCCTGACCAGCGAGGATCCGACCCGGGCCGCGATGGGGATCAGCGCCCTGCGCACGGTCTTCTCGATCGCCTGGGTCGGCGGCCCGCCGGTCGCTGCCATCATTCTGGACAAAACCGATTTTCGGTACGTCTATAGCACCGCCGCCGTCCTTTACCTGGTCGCGGCCCTGATCACCACACGATGGCTGCCCGAGATCGAGGCCCCCGCCCCCACCACGAAGGACGGCCGGCCCGACGACGCCCGCCCGCCGCGCGTGATGTACCCGATCATCGGCGGCTTCGTCCTGATCACCACCACGATGGTTCTCGGCGTGCAGGCGATGTCGCTGTACGTCAGCACCGACCTGCACGGCACGATCGGCGACTCCGGCCTGGTCCTCGGGCTGTGCGCGGCCCTGGAGATCCCGCTGATGCTCGGCTTCGGCGCGCTCAGCACCCGGGTGCCGCTGCGCCGGCTGATCCTGATCGGCGCGGGGTTCGGGGTGGCGTATCAGGCGATGGCCGCGGTCGCCGGCTCGGTGTGGATGCTGGCGGCGGCCCAGGTGCTGAACGCGGTGTTCATCGCGGCCTGCTCGGGGCTGGGCATCTCGTACGTCCAGGATCTGATGCCCGCGCATCCGGGACGGGCCACGACCATGTTCACCAACGCCTTCCCACTCGGGCAGATTCTGGCGGCACCCCTGTTCGGCATCGCCCAGAAGTTCGACTACCGACTCGCGTACGTCATGAATCTGGGTCTTGCCCTTCTGGGTTTGCTTCTCCTGGCCGTTGCGAGAGCGCCGGCACGCACGGCGCCCGAACCGGTCTTGGAGATCAAGACCGAGAAGGCTTGA
- the clpB gene encoding ATP-dependent chaperone ClpB, with translation MNAERLTTKSRDVIKGAVANAAQSGHATVEPWHMLLALLDTAGSTAPALLRAVGANPADVRRAAARAVEQLPSARGSSTAEPSLSREFVNAIGEAELIAKPLGDEYISTEHLLAGLARVGGAVGQTLKTAGATEEALVTAFPQVRGGDRKVTNADPEQTYKALEKYSVDLTALARDGKIDPVIGRDAEIRRVVQVLSRRTKNNPVLIGEPGVGKTAIVEGLAQRIVAGDVPESLRDKKLVSLDLGAMVAGAQYRGQFEERLKSVLEEIRSSNGQVVTFLDELHTVVGAGKGEGSMDAGNMLKPMLARGELRMVGATTLDEYREHIEKDPALERRFQPVVVGEPTVEDTIGILRGLKGRYEAHHRVQITDAALVAAASLSDRYISDRFLPDKAIDLIDEAASRLRMEIDSRPVELDQLQRQVDRMRVEKLALSKETDPASVARLERLDRDLADREEELTALNARWERERGGLNRVGELKKQLDEAKAAQERAQRDGDLLQASRLLYEVIPGLEKEMEAAAETEEEDAEPPMVKEEVGADDIAEVISAWTGIPAGRMMEGETAKLLRMEESLQANVIGQREAVAAVAGAVRRARAGIADPDRPTGSFLFLGPTGVGKTELAKALAGFLFDDERAMVRIDMSEYGEKHSVARLVGAPPGYVGYEEGGQLTEAVRRRPYSVVLLDEVEKAHPDVFDVLLQVLDDGRLTDGQGRTVDFRNAILVLTSNLGSATADFTMSDEERTDEVLAVVRAHFKPEFLNRLDDIVVFHALTRNDLVQIVDLQLGRLRARLAERRLTLSVAEPAVDWLGEHGYDPIYGARPLRRLVQATIGDLLAKALLAGEIQDGDTVVVTLNPAKDGLSVQRG, from the coding sequence ATGAACGCCGAACGTTTGACCACCAAGAGCCGCGACGTGATCAAGGGCGCCGTGGCCAACGCCGCACAGAGCGGGCACGCCACGGTCGAGCCGTGGCACATGCTGCTCGCGCTTCTCGACACCGCCGGGTCCACCGCGCCCGCGCTGCTCCGGGCCGTCGGCGCCAACCCGGCCGACGTCCGCCGGGCCGCGGCCCGCGCCGTCGAGCAGCTGCCCAGCGCCCGCGGCTCGAGCACCGCCGAGCCCAGTCTCTCCCGCGAGTTCGTCAACGCGATCGGCGAGGCCGAGCTGATCGCCAAGCCGCTCGGCGATGAGTACATCTCGACCGAGCACCTGCTGGCCGGCCTGGCCCGGGTCGGCGGCGCGGTCGGCCAGACGCTGAAGACCGCCGGTGCCACCGAGGAGGCCCTGGTCACCGCGTTCCCCCAGGTGCGGGGTGGGGACCGGAAGGTGACCAACGCGGATCCCGAGCAGACCTACAAGGCGCTGGAGAAGTACAGCGTCGACCTGACCGCGCTGGCTCGGGACGGCAAGATCGACCCGGTGATCGGGCGGGACGCCGAGATCCGGCGCGTGGTGCAGGTGCTCTCCCGGCGTACGAAAAATAATCCGGTTTTGATCGGAGAGCCCGGTGTCGGCAAGACCGCGATCGTGGAGGGCCTGGCCCAGCGGATCGTCGCCGGTGACGTGCCGGAAAGCCTGCGCGACAAGAAACTGGTCTCCCTGGACCTCGGCGCGATGGTCGCCGGCGCGCAGTACCGGGGCCAGTTCGAGGAGCGGCTGAAGAGCGTGCTGGAGGAGATCCGCAGCTCGAACGGGCAGGTCGTGACATTCCTCGACGAGTTGCACACGGTCGTCGGCGCCGGCAAGGGCGAGGGCTCGATGGACGCCGGCAACATGCTCAAGCCGATGCTGGCCCGTGGTGAGCTGCGGATGGTCGGCGCCACCACGCTGGATGAGTACCGCGAGCACATCGAGAAGGACCCGGCGCTGGAGCGGCGCTTCCAGCCGGTCGTGGTCGGCGAGCCGACCGTCGAGGACACCATCGGCATCCTGCGCGGGCTCAAGGGTCGCTACGAGGCGCACCACCGGGTGCAGATCACCGACGCCGCGCTGGTCGCCGCGGCCAGCCTGTCCGACCGCTACATCAGCGACCGCTTCCTGCCGGACAAGGCGATCGACCTGATCGACGAGGCCGCCTCCCGGCTGCGTATGGAGATCGACTCCCGGCCGGTCGAGCTCGACCAGCTGCAGCGCCAGGTCGACCGGATGCGGGTGGAGAAGCTCGCGCTCAGCAAGGAGACCGACCCCGCGTCGGTGGCCCGGCTGGAGCGGCTCGACCGCGACCTGGCCGACCGCGAGGAGGAGCTGACCGCGCTCAATGCCAGGTGGGAGCGCGAGCGCGGCGGGCTGAACCGGGTCGGTGAGCTGAAGAAGCAGCTCGACGAGGCGAAGGCGGCGCAGGAGCGGGCCCAGCGTGACGGCGACCTGCTGCAGGCCTCCCGCCTGCTCTACGAGGTGATCCCGGGCCTGGAGAAGGAGATGGAGGCCGCCGCCGAGACCGAGGAGGAGGACGCCGAGCCGCCGATGGTCAAGGAGGAGGTCGGCGCCGACGACATCGCCGAGGTGATCTCCGCGTGGACCGGCATCCCGGCCGGCCGGATGATGGAGGGCGAGACCGCCAAGCTGCTCCGGATGGAGGAGTCCCTGCAGGCCAACGTGATCGGCCAGCGGGAGGCGGTGGCCGCGGTGGCCGGCGCGGTCCGGCGGGCGCGGGCCGGCATCGCCGACCCGGACCGGCCCACCGGCAGCTTCCTGTTCCTCGGCCCGACCGGTGTCGGCAAGACCGAGCTGGCCAAGGCGCTGGCCGGGTTCCTCTTCGACGACGAGCGCGCGATGGTCCGGATCGACATGAGCGAGTACGGCGAGAAGCACTCCGTCGCCCGGCTCGTCGGCGCCCCGCCCGGATACGTCGGGTATGAGGAGGGCGGCCAGCTGACCGAGGCGGTGCGGCGTCGGCCGTACAGCGTGGTCCTGCTCGACGAGGTGGAGAAGGCCCACCCGGACGTCTTCGACGTGCTGCTCCAGGTGCTCGACGACGGGCGGCTCACCGACGGCCAGGGCCGTACGGTCGACTTTCGCAACGCCATCCTGGTGCTGACCTCGAACCTGGGCTCGGCGACCGCCGACTTCACCATGAGCGACGAGGAACGAACCGACGAGGTGCTGGCCGTGGTCCGGGCGCACTTCAAGCCGGAATTCCTGAACCGGCTCGACGACATCGTCGTGTTCCACGCCCTGACCAGGAACGACCTGGTCCAGATCGTGGACCTCCAGCTCGGCCGGCTGCGGGCGCGGCTCGCCGAGCGGCGGCTCACGCTGTCGGTGGCCGAGCCCGCGGTGGACTGGCTGGGCGAGCACGGGTATGACCCGATCTACGGCGCGCGGCCGCTGCGCCGGCTGGTCCAGGCCACGATCGGGGACCTGCTGGCGAAGGCGTTGCTGGCCGGGGAGATCCAGGACGGCGACACCGTGGTGGTCACGCTGAACCCGGCGAAGGACGGGCTGTCGGTCCAGCGCGGCTGA
- a CDS encoding helix-turn-helix transcriptional regulator, with product MEIVGTALAEMTMPQISPLAGEPIERADAERLAGVLKALADPARLRLLSLIQSATDGEACVCDLTAPLGLSQPTVSHHLRILTEAGLLEREKRGVWAYYRLVPAAIATIADLLTPPRKRATKKAR from the coding sequence ATGGAGATCGTGGGAACTGCGTTGGCGGAAATGACGATGCCTCAGATCTCGCCGCTTGCCGGCGAGCCGATTGAACGCGCTGACGCCGAGCGCCTGGCGGGAGTGCTGAAGGCGCTCGCCGACCCGGCCCGGCTGCGGCTGCTCAGCCTTATTCAGTCCGCGACGGACGGTGAGGCCTGTGTCTGCGACTTGACGGCTCCCTTGGGCCTCTCGCAGCCGACCGTGAGTCACCACCTGCGGATCCTGACCGAGGCGGGTCTGCTGGAGCGGGAGAAGCGGGGCGTGTGGGCGTACTACCGCCTCGTGCCTGCCGCTATTGCCACCATTGCGGACCTGTTGACGCCGCCCCGCAAGCGGGCGACGAAGAAGGCTCGCTGA
- a CDS encoding class II aldolase/adducin family protein, which produces MNYVPGDLRDQLAHVGYDVVQSGLVCGSGGNLSARIPDEEAIWVTASGAWLDRLSRAAFVPVRVTDGEPATIGALPPPRVDPTSELALHLALYRARPDVNAVVHLHPQTALLLDALGEHIRIVTTDHAFYLRRVSTVPFRLPGTTELAALTAAMAADGTDCLVLSQHGCVVMGDSVELAHKRARNLEEAASLTYKALAAGRLENLRDCPEEFVERLSGSVAITV; this is translated from the coding sequence GTGAACTACGTGCCCGGTGACCTGCGTGACCAGCTCGCGCATGTGGGTTACGACGTGGTCCAGTCCGGCCTTGTCTGCGGCTCCGGCGGCAACCTGTCCGCCCGGATCCCCGACGAGGAAGCCATCTGGGTCACCGCGAGCGGTGCCTGGCTCGACCGGCTCAGCCGGGCGGCCTTCGTGCCGGTTCGTGTCACGGACGGTGAGCCCGCGACGATTGGCGCCCTGCCACCGCCGCGTGTCGATCCGACCAGCGAGCTCGCCCTGCATCTCGCGCTCTACCGGGCCCGCCCGGATGTCAACGCCGTGGTGCACCTGCACCCGCAGACGGCGTTGCTGCTCGATGCGCTCGGTGAGCACATCCGGATCGTCACGACGGACCATGCGTTCTATCTGCGCCGGGTGTCGACCGTGCCGTTCCGGCTGCCGGGCACGACCGAGCTCGCCGCCCTGACGGCGGCGATGGCCGCGGACGGCACCGACTGTCTGGTGCTCAGCCAGCACGGCTGCGTGGTCATGGGGGACTCGGTGGAGCTGGCGCACAAGCGCGCCCGCAATCTCGAGGAAGCCGCCTCGCTGACGTACAAGGCGCTGGCCGCCGGCCGGTTGGAGAACCTTCGGGACTGCCCGGAGGAGTTTGTGGAACGGCTTTCCGGGTCCGTGGCGATCACCGTCTGA
- a CDS encoding DedA family protein, which yields MDPKDLLHTFGLYGVWAILFAETGLLVGFFFPGDSLLFLAGIAASPVADAIFGGGTQISLAGLLIGAPICAIAGAQFGHWLGARYGRNMFERPDSKLFKREYVEKAEFYFQKFGPAKAVVLARFIPIVRTFLNPVAGTLGMPARQFFLWNAVGAILWTDGVLLIGYALAKQIYDAIGDKIDHYILPVVVVIVLISALPILIEMLRERKAKKNGTHTGPQPSAAVGVVAAASIAGLAEAAQHHHRDDEDDERNRRPRSHRA from the coding sequence ATGGACCCGAAGGACCTGCTGCACACCTTCGGGCTGTACGGCGTGTGGGCCATCCTCTTCGCGGAGACCGGCCTGCTGGTCGGCTTCTTCTTCCCCGGTGACTCGCTGCTGTTCCTGGCGGGCATCGCGGCGTCCCCGGTGGCCGACGCGATCTTCGGCGGCGGCACCCAGATCTCGCTGGCCGGCCTGCTGATCGGCGCGCCGATCTGCGCGATCGCCGGGGCGCAGTTCGGTCACTGGCTCGGCGCACGGTACGGCCGCAACATGTTCGAACGCCCCGACTCCAAGCTGTTCAAGCGGGAGTACGTGGAGAAGGCCGAGTTCTACTTCCAGAAGTTCGGCCCGGCCAAGGCCGTGGTGCTGGCCCGGTTCATCCCGATCGTGCGGACGTTCCTGAACCCGGTGGCCGGCACCCTCGGCATGCCCGCCCGGCAGTTCTTCCTCTGGAACGCGGTCGGCGCGATCCTGTGGACCGACGGCGTGCTGCTGATCGGGTACGCATTGGCCAAGCAGATCTACGACGCCATCGGCGACAAGATCGACCACTACATCCTGCCGGTCGTCGTGGTCATCGTGCTGATCTCGGCGCTGCCGATCCTGATCGAGATGCTGCGCGAGCGGAAGGCCAAGAAGAACGGCACGCACACCGGCCCGCAGCCGTCGGCGGCGGTCGGCGTGGTCGCGGCGGCCAGCATCGCCGGGCTCGCCGAGGCGGCCCAGCACCACCACCGTGACGACGAGGACGACGAGCGGAACCGGCGGCCGCGGTCGCACCGCGCCTGA